A DNA window from Pyrus communis chromosome 3, drPyrComm1.1, whole genome shotgun sequence contains the following coding sequences:
- the LOC137727927 gene encoding uncharacterized protein yields MGKVKGKHRLDKYYKLAKEHGYRSRASWKLAQLDTKHQFLHSSHAVLDLCAAPGGWMQVAVQRVPVGSLVVGVDLVPIAPVRGAFSIQQDITKPECTARLRKLMKENGCSAFDLVLHDGSPNVGGAWSSEATAQNALVVDAVKLATQLLAPKGTFITKIFRSQDYNAVYYCMKELFEKVEQDKPAASRSSSAETYLLGFKYKAPAKIDPRLLDVKHLFKSVEPQKKVVDVLRGTKQKRHRDGYEDGDTILRKVSSAAAFIWSDVPLDILGSTTSISFDDEASLPIKDHALTTEEVKTLCDDLRVLGKQDFKYLLKWRMQIKKALSPSQKADASTTDVEKEENEEDDEDKILNEMEELTYAMERKKKRTKKLLAKRRAQDKVRKATGMQIDALQDGYTDNELFSLASIKGKNDLVVVDSTEYDGENGDLGDTENGETHENTQEASSSDMDSDDERRRYDAQMEDLFDKAYEQYTSKKEGSAKQRKRLKQAHSEDAQLLEDVDGGDIVQSDYDSDKDQGIQESNPLLESLDEGDGPTQEEIMNNWFSQDIFAEAVEQGDLDNSGSEDEMQVEKQEKLPVLEKANEKTAIQNGKEKTAIQNAKKNTENDAAGTKGHKLQASKADDDFEIVRAPGTDSSDDSSSDESEDMDIDKKAEILACAKKMLRKKPREQMLDDAYNKYMFDDDGLPGWFLDEEKRHRQPMKPVTKEEINAMKAQFKEIDARPAKKVAEAKARKKRVAFRKLEKVRKKANTISDQPDISDRSKRKQIEQMYKKAAPKRPQKEYVVAKKGVQVRVGKGKVRVDRRMKKDARGSGPGKRPGKGNSKKGKTAAKGERGGKGAGKGDRGKGPGKASGRPTGRKGRK; encoded by the exons ATGGGAAAGGTGAAGGGCAAGCACCGTTTGGACAAGTACTACAAACTAGCCAAGGAGCATGGCTACCGCTCCCGAGCTTCATGGAAGCTTGCCCAGCTCGACACCAAGCACCAATTCCTTCACTCTTCTCACGCCGTCCTCGACCTCTGCGCCGCGCCCGGCGGTTGGATGCAAGTCGCCGTGCAGCGCGTTCCCGTCGGCAGCCTCGTGGTCGGCGTCGACTTGGTCCCTATCGCCCCTGTCCGCGGCGCCTTCTCGATCCAACAGGACATCACCAAGCCAGAATGCACGGCCAGGCTCAGAAAGCTGATGAAGGAGAATGGCTGTTCGGCTTTTGATTTGGTGCTTCATGATGGGTCGCCCAATGTCGGCGGCGCGTGGTCTTCGGAGGCCACTGCTCAGAATGCTTTGGTCGTTGATGCGGTGAAGTTGGCTACTCAGCTTTTGGCTCCCAAAGGAACATTTATTACTAAA ATCTTCAGGTCGCAAGATTATAATGCTGTCTACTATTGTATGAAGGAG TTGTTTGAGAAGGTTGAACAGGATAAACCAGCAGCTAGTCGTAGCTCTTCTGCGGAGACGtatcttttgggttttaagtacaaggctcctgcaaagattgatcCGCGTCTACTTGACGTGAAACATCTATTTAAGTCTGTAGAACCTCAGAAGAAG GTGGTAGATGTACTAAGAGGAACAAAGCAAAAAAGACACCGTGATGG GTATGAAGATGGAGACACAATTTTGAGAAAAGTGTCTTCTGCTGCTGCTTTCATTTGGTCTGATGTTCCTCTCGATATCCTTGGTTCTACTACTTCCATAAGCTTTGACGATGAGGCATCTTTGCCCATCAAGGATCATGCTTTAACAACAGAAGAG GTTAAAACTCTCTGTGATGATCTGCGTGTGTTGGGGAAGCAAGATTTCAAGTACCTTTTGAA GTGGCGGATGCAGATAAAAAAGGCCTTATCTCCGTCCCAGAAGGCTGACGCTTCTACTACAGATGTTGAAAAGGAGGAAAAtgaggaggatgatgaagacaAAATACTCAATGAAATGGAGGAGCTGACGTATGCTATGGAGCGCAAGAAGAAACGAACAAAGAAGCTTCTAGCAAAAAGACGAGCTCAA GACAAGGTACGGAAGGCAACAGGGATGCAAATAGATGCACTACAAGATGGTTATACTGACAATGAGTTGTTTTCTCTCGCTTCCATCAAG GGTAAGAACGATCTGGTAGTGGTTGATTCCACTGAATATGATGGTGAGAATGGTGACCTTGGAGATACTGAAAATGGGGAAACCCATGAGAATACCCAAGAAGCATCATCCAGTGATATGGACTCTGATGATGAACGCAGAAG ATATGATGCACAAATGGAAGATCTTTTCGATAAGGCATATGAACAGTACACCTCCAAAAAGGAGGGAAGTGCAAAGCAGCGGAAACGTTTAAAACAAGCACATTCTGAGGACGCTCAACTTTTGGAG GATGTTGATGGCGGTGATATAGTTCAGTCTGATTATGATTCAGACAAAGACCAGGGTATTCAGGAATCGAATCCTCTCTTGGAATCACTTGATGAGGGGGACGGACCTACCCAAGAGGAAATTATGAATAACTGGTTTAGTCAGGATATCTTTGCCGAAGCTGTAGAGCAGGGGGATTTGGATAACTCTGGTAGTGAAGATGAAATGCAGGTTGAAAAGCAGGAGAAACTTCCCGTGCTTGAAAAGGCCAATGAAAAGACTGCAATTCAGAATGGTAAGGAAAAGACTGCAATTCAGAATGCTAAGAAAAATACGGAAAATGATGCTGCAGGGACCAAAGGCCATAAACTTCAAGCTTCAAAGGCCGACGATGATTTTGAGATTGTCCGTGCTCCGGGTACAGATTCAAGTGATGACTCATCATCAGATGAATCCGAGGATATGGATATAGATAAAAAAGCCGAGATACTGGCGTGTGCAAAGAAAATGCTGAGGAAAAAGCCAAGGGAACAGATGCTTGATGATGCCTATAACAAGTACATGTTTGATGATGACGGCTTGCCCGGATGGTTTTTAGATGAGGAGAAGAGGCACCGTCAGCCAATGAAACCTGTGACCAAAGAAGAGATTAATGCCATGAAAGCACAATTTAAAGAAATTGATGCCCGTCCTGCAAAGAAGGTGGCAGAGGCTAAAGCTCGAAAGAAGCGAGTTGCCTTTAGGAAGCTCGAGAAGGTTCGGAAGAAGGCAAACACAATATCCGACCAGCCAGACATCTCTGATCGTTCAAAGAGGAAGCAAATCGAACAAATGTATAAGAAGGCTGCGCCTAAAAGGCCTCAAAAGGAGTATGTGGTTGCAAAGAAGGGAGTTCAAGTCAGGGTTGGCAAGGGTAAAGTCCGTGTGGATAGACGGATGAAAAAGGATGCAAGGGGCAGTGGGCCGGGTAAAAGGCCTGGAAAAGGCAATTCGAAGAAAGGAAAAACTGCTGCCAAGGGTGAGAGAGGAGGCAAGGGTGCCGGAAAGGGTGACAGAGGCAAGGGCCCCGGAAAGGCTTCAGGAAGGCCGACAGGGAGGAAGGGTAGGAAGTGA
- the LOC137729023 gene encoding phenylcoumaran benzylic ether reductase Pyrc5-like, translating to MDFSAIHLFLISLGTLSLAFFLKLIPFRFPPIPFRMASKSKILFIGGTGYIGKFIVEASAKAGHPTYVLVRETTVSNPAKSKVIENFKGLGVNFVLGDLYDHESLVKAIKQVDVVISTVGHAQLADQGKIIAAIKKAGNVKRFFPSEFGNDVDRVHAVEPAKSAFETKAKIRRAVEAEGIPYTYVSSNFFAGYFLPTLNQPGASSPPRNKVVILGDGNPKAIFNKEDDIGTYTIRAVDDPRTLNKVLYIRPPANAISFNELVSLWEKKIGKTLERIYVPEEQLLKNIQEAAVPLNVILSIGHSVFVKGDHTNFEIEPSFGVEATALYPDVKYTTVDEYLNQFV from the exons ATGGACTTCTCAGCTATCCACTTATTCCTCATCTCCCTCGGAACCCTCTCGCTCGCCTTCTTTCTCAAACTCATCCCATTCCGATTCCCCCCAATCCCATTCCGGATGGCATCCAAGTCCAAAATCCTCTTCATCGGTGGCACCGGCTACATCGGAAAGTTCATTGTCGAGGCCAGCGCCAAGGCCGGCCACCCCACCTACGTTCTGGTCCGAGAAACTACCGTGTCCAACCCGGCCAAATCCAAAGTCATCGAGAACTTCAAGGGTCTGGGCGTCAACTTCGTCCtg GGTGATCTGTACGATCACGAGAGCTTGGTGAAGGCGATCAAGCAAGTCGACGTGGTGATCTCGACGGTGGGGCATGCGCAGTTGGCTGATCAGGGCAAGATCATTGCTGCCATAAAAAAAGCAGGCAATGTTAAG AGATTTTTCCCCTCGGAGTTTGGAAATGACGTTGACCGAGTTCACGCTGTTGAGCCTGCCAAATCGGCGTTTGAGACCAAGGCCAAGATTCGCAGAGCTGTGGAGGCTGAGGGGATTCCTTACACCTATGTGTCCTCCAACTTCTTTGCTGGTTACTTCTTGCCTACTTTGAACCAGCCCGGAGCTTCTTCCCCTCCTAGGAACAAAGTTGTCATTTTGGGCGATGGAAACCCCAAAG CAATTTTCAACAAGGAAGACGACATTGGGACGTACACAATTAGGGCAGTGGATGACCCAAGAACCTTGAACAAAGTCCTCTACATCAGGCCACCTGCCAACGCCATCTCATTCAATGAGCTTGTCTCTCTGTGGGAGAAGAAGATTGGCAAAACCCTCGAGAGAATCTATGTCCCGGAGGAGCAGCTGCTCAAGAACATCCAAG AGGCAGCGGTGCCGCTCAATGTGATACTATCAATTGGTCACTCGGTTTTTGTGAAGGGAGACCACACTAACTTTGAGATCGAGCCCTCATTTGGCGTGGAAGCCACAGCTCTTTACCCTGATGTCAAATACACCACCGTCGATGAGTACCTCAACCAGTTTGTCTGA
- the LOC137727449 gene encoding phenylcoumaran benzylic ether reductase Pyrc5, whose product MASKSKILFIGGTGYIGKFIVEASAKAGYPTYVLVREASLSDPAKSKVIENFKALGVNFVLGDLYDHESLVKAIKQVDVVISTVGHGQLADQGKIIAAIKEAGNVKRFFPSEFGNDVDRSHAVEPAKSAFETKAKIRRAVEAEGIPYTYVSSNFFAGYFLPTLNQPGASSAPRDKVVILGDGNPKAIFNKEDDIGTYTIRAVDDPRTLNKVLYIRPPANTISFNELVSLWEKKIGKTLERIYVPEEQLLKNIQEAAVPLNVILSIGHAVFVKGDHTNFEIEPSFGVEATALYPDVKYTTVDEYLNQFV is encoded by the exons ATGGCTTCCAAGTCCAAAATCCTCTTCATCGGCGGCACCGGCTACATTGGAAAGTTCATCGTCGAGGCCAGCGCCAAGGCCGGGTACCCTACCTACGTTCTGGTTCGAGAAGCTTCCCTCTCCGACCCGGCAAAGTCCAAAGTCATCGAGAACTTCAAGGCTCTGGGCGTCAATTTCGTCCTG GGTGATCTGTACGATCACGAGAGCTTGGTGAAGGCGATCAAGCAAGTCGACGTGGTGATCTCGACGGTGGGGCATGGTCAGTTGGCTGATCAGGGAAAGATCATTGCTGCCATCAAAGAAGCAGGCAATGTTAAG AGATTTTTCCCGTCGGAGTTTGGAAATGACGTCGATCGAAGTCACGCTGTTGAGCCTGCCAAATCGGCGTTTGAGACCAAGGCCAAGATTCGCAGAGCTGTGGAGGCTGAGGGAATTCCTTACACCTATGTGTCCTCCAACTTCTTTGCTGGTTACTTCTTGCCTACTTTGAACCAGCCCGGGGCTTCTTCTGCTCCGAGGGACAAAGTCGTCATTTTGGGCGATGGAAACCCTAAAG CAATTTTCAACAAGGAAGACGACATTGGGACGTACACAATTAGGGCAGTGGATGATCCAAGAACCTTGAACAAAGTCCTCTATATCAGGCCCCCTGCCAACACCATTTCATTCAATGAGCTTGTCTCTCTTTGGGAGAAGAAAATTGGCAAAACCCTCGAGAGAATCTATGTCCCGGAGGAGCAGCTGCTCAAGAACATCCAAG AGGCAGCGGTGCCGCTCAATGTGATACTATCAATTGGTCACGCAGTTTTTGTGAAGGGAGACCACACTAACTTTGAGATCGAGCCTTCGTTTGGCGTGGAAGCCACTGCTCTTTACCCTGATGTCAAATACACCACAGTCGACGAGTACCTCAACCAGTTTGTCTGA